TGCGGAAGGGGCTTTCTGCTCGCGCACGAACAACGACGGTTTTGGCATCGCGAGATGAACGCGTGCGCCTTTTACCGGGCCGAGTGCTTCGATGGTGCGCGCCAGTTCGCCTTCCAGCGCACGCTGGTAGTTCACTTGTTCGCTGAACTGGCTGATACCGAATTTTTCCTGATCCAGCAGTTCAAAGCCCACAGCACCGCCTTTCGGCAGACCCTGCTGAGCCAGTTTCAGGCGCAGCTCCTGGACTTTATCGGCGGGAACTTCAATAGCACCGCTACCGTCAGCAAAGCGGTAGGGAACGTTCATCTGCGTCAATTGGGTAACGATAGCGCCGCCGTCCTGATCGGACAGGTTGCTATAAAGCGTGCGGTAGTCCGGGCTTTTTGCCCACAGTACCATCGCAACAACAATGGCAACCGCTGCTGCAGCGGCCACCATTAAAGGAATTTTGGGGTTCGCGCGTAAGCGGTTAAGCCACTCAAGAGATTTATTCTGCGGTGCAGTTGTTGCAGTCGCACTCATTGCGCACCTCGTAACTCTGGGTGGATGTTGTTATTTGAGTTGAGAAACAAAACAGACTCCCGGGTCGGCAAACTCGACAAATGTCCATTAACTGGCAGTGTCATTATTTGATGAATCCGAATTTTCTATGCCTCAAATAACCTGGTTTTTTGTCGCTATTTACCGCCATTATCCCATTGACAAGCTGTTAACCTTGTCAGGTATCAAACCATCCGGGGATTTACCATGGCTATACAGGGCATTGAAAGCGTCGTCAGTCAGCTGCAGGCAACTGCCGGGATTGCGCGTAATCAGAGCGTGGAAAGTGAACCGTCTATCAGCTTCGCCGGGCAACTGCATGCTGCGCTGGATCGCATTAGCGATACGCAAAACGCAGCGCGTACTCAGGCGGAAAAATTTACACTCGGTGAGCCGGGCGTAGCGCTGAACGACGTAATGACCGATTTGCAGAAATCATCGATTTCGTTGCAAATGGGCATTCAGGTACGTAACAAACTGGTTTCTGCATATCAGGACATCATGAACATGCAGGTGTAGTGAGCCTGACTCACGCATAACCACGAATAACGGGAAGATAACCACCACTCAGGTGGTTATCTTCTCTTCTTTTGTGTTTCGCGCGCTTTCCTACCCAATCCTTTTTGCACCCTCCCTACCACTTTGCGTGGGCACAGACGATCACATCAGTTATCGCCGTTGCGGATAAAGTCATGCTTACCGTTTTCAACTGACGATACCCGAAGGACAGATTACGCATGTTTGCCCATATGAGAATCGCCCGGCCCGTAACCGACCTTGAACTGACCTGCCGCATGTATTGCGACGCGCTTGAACTGCGCAAGATTGCTGATTTCACCGATCACGATGGATTCAGCGGCGTGATGGTGGGGCATCGCTCTGCGCCCTGGCACATTGAATTCACCCTGTGTCATCACCATCCGGTGAAACCTGCCGCGACGGCAGAGGATTTGCTGGTGCTCTATTACCCGGATGCTGCTGAATGGACTGCGCGCTGTGAGGCCATGCGCAAAGCCGGATTTACAGAGGTTGTTTCGTTTAACCCTTACTGGGATATTGCAGGCAAGAGCTGGCAGGACAATGACGGCTATCGTGTGGTGTTGCAAAACAGAGCGTGGGTAACTGACTGAATGTGGTGAGTCTTATCATAAGCGTGCTTTAAAATGTTCATGAATAAGCAAGCGGGTGAGTCCCGCTTTCGTAAATATTCCTTGTGAAGAAATATCTGATTATTGCGTGCTCTTTAATACATTGACATAAATATACACTTTGTTTTTTACACTGTAGCGCCTGTAACGCAGCGGTGAGGAATATCATGTATCTGAGCACGGAACAAATTGATAATATTCTTTTTGATCTTAATAAGGCAGTTGACGCGCATTATGATTGGTTAATCAATATGTTCGCCTGTGTGGTCAATAATAATATCGATCAGTCGGAAAGCATTAACGCGCACGCGCACCATCTGTGCCATTTTGGTCACTGGCTGGATGGACGTCAACCCACGAATTCGGAGGAATCCAGCTGCCTGCAGGCAATTGATGTGACACACACAAAAATGCATAACTGTGGTCGTGAATTGATGTGGGTGATTAGGGATAAAAAAACAAACACGGATAAGTTTTCAGAATTTAAGCATCGGCTTGCGTTATTTTCCGCAGCAGTGACCGCCTATAAAACGTATTTATTAAAGATGCGTGGTGGCGTAGATATATTAACCGGCTTGCCTGGCCGCAGGATGCTGGATGAACGATTTGAACAGCAATTGAAGGAAGTATCAGACCAGAATATTTATATGCTGCTGCTTGATATTGATCGTTTTAAAAATGTGAATGATACCTACGGGCATCTGGTCGGCGATGGTGTTTTACGTGAGCTGGCGCAGCAACTGCGCGATCGGATCCGTGGGGGCGATACCGCCTACCGCTACGGCGGTGAGGAGTTCATCATTATTTTACACGCGCCTTCGGACAGAGAGGCGTGTCAGGCCGCGCTGCGCCTGTGTGAATCGGTTGCAGCGACAACCATTCACTGTGACGATAAAGCGCTTAACATTACGGTGACCATCGGCGTGACTCAGGCATGGGCCGGTGAGTCTATTGGCATTGTCGCAAAAAGAGCCGATGCGGCGATGTATCGGGGAAAACAGACCGGGCGCAATCGCTGTATGTTTATGGATGAAGGTGGTGAGATTCACCTTATTACCGACTAATATTCCGTTATCTCAGGTTTGATTCTTTATATTGCATTCAAGGCTACCACAGGGAATTTTTTTTCTGTTGTTACCGCCAGTTGATTTGATTTTAATCATAATAAAAAAGCCCTTTAAGGGCTTTTTTATAGCAGGGGAATAGCCTGGTAATTATAGGTTCTGGTAGCGGTCTTCCAGGCCAATATAATAAGAGGAATTGACCAGCGCTTGTTTTAGCGCATGCCGATTTTGGCTGTCAAAAAAGGCATAGTTAATTTTACCGGCCAGCGCAAGGCCTGTTGGTCGCATCATATGATATGCGTTGTCACCTGAGCCAATTTTTGGTGCAACATAATTTTTAAGCAGGTCATTGCCCTGCAGATCGAAACTCTCGTTAATACCCAGCGATTTGTGATAAATCACCTGTAATAACAAACTGAGATTATAGTTATCTGGATGACTTACTGTTGAGTAGCAATCCGGATTAGTGGAAAGGGTACGGAAATACTCTTCTGAATAATCGAAATAAAGCTTGCCTTGTTGAAATAGTGTGCGGTATTTCAACGCATCTTCTTTGAGCATAGTGGTTTGTTTTTCACTGGAAAAACTCACGGAATGGTACGCTTCCACCACGTTTTGAAAGCTCACATTGGTGAGATAAAGATGCAGCATGCGGTAATCGACATAGACCATAAAATCAGGGATTTTATCTTTATAGTACCCGAGTTGTGGGGTTGAAATGCGGGATTCCATGGTCGGCAGCATGGTGATATCGAAGAATTGACTTAATGCCGCTGTTGAAAACGGTCCCCATTTTTCCGCATGATACTGCATAAAAATGAAATCACACTGTTCTAATTCGTGATAGAAGTTAATGAAGTCATTATTTTCGTTAAGTTTATAAATAG
This genomic interval from Kosakonia sacchari SP1 contains the following:
- a CDS encoding VOC family protein; translation: MFAHMRIARPVTDLELTCRMYCDALELRKIADFTDHDGFSGVMVGHRSAPWHIEFTLCHHHPVKPAATAEDLLVLYYPDAAEWTARCEAMRKAGFTEVVSFNPYWDIAGKSWQDNDGYRVVLQNRAWVTD
- a CDS encoding diguanylate cyclase, giving the protein MYLSTEQIDNILFDLNKAVDAHYDWLINMFACVVNNNIDQSESINAHAHHLCHFGHWLDGRQPTNSEESSCLQAIDVTHTKMHNCGRELMWVIRDKKTNTDKFSEFKHRLALFSAAVTAYKTYLLKMRGGVDILTGLPGRRMLDERFEQQLKEVSDQNIYMLLLDIDRFKNVNDTYGHLVGDGVLRELAQQLRDRIRGGDTAYRYGGEEFIIILHAPSDREACQAALRLCESVAATTIHCDDKALNITVTIGVTQAWAGESIGIVAKRADAAMYRGKQTGRNRCMFMDEGGEIHLITD
- a CDS encoding WcbI family polysaccharide biosynthesis putative acetyltransferase, giving the protein MKLALIGNCQLEVLGNLIMNVSGLHEGKFDGIFNMPIYKLNENNDFINFYHELEQCDFIFMQYHAEKWGPFSTAALSQFFDITMLPTMESRISTPQLGYYKDKIPDFMVYVDYRMLHLYLTNVSFQNVVEAYHSVSFSSEKQTTMLKEDALKYRTLFQQGKLYFDYSEEYFRTLSTNPDCYSTVSHPDNYNLSLLLQVIYHKSLGINESFDLQGNDLLKNYVAPKIGSGDNAYHMMRPTGLALAGKINYAFFDSQNRHALKQALVNSSYYIGLEDRYQNL
- the fliE gene encoding flagellar hook-basal body complex protein FliE gives rise to the protein MAIQGIESVVSQLQATAGIARNQSVESEPSISFAGQLHAALDRISDTQNAARTQAEKFTLGEPGVALNDVMTDLQKSSISLQMGIQVRNKLVSAYQDIMNMQV